The Arctopsyche grandis isolate Sample6627 chromosome 7, ASM5162203v2, whole genome shotgun sequence genome includes a window with the following:
- the Arl4 gene encoding ADP ribosylation factor-like 4 has translation MGANMGKNSSLLDALPSAQGTLHVVMLGLDSAGKTTALYRLKFDQYLNTVPTIGFNCEKIKGTVGKAKGINFLVWDVGGQEKLRPLWKSYTRCTDGIVFVLDSVDVERMEEAKMELIRTAKSPDNSGVPILVLANKQDLPGAREPKELEKLLGLHELGGNAHGSKEGGTHCWHVQPACAITGDGLHEGMEALYDMIQKRRKLAKINKKKIR, from the coding sequence ATGGGTGCTAACATGGGCAAAAATTCAAGTTTGCTCGACGCATTGCCCTCAGCGCAGGGCACACTCCACGTCGTCATGTTGGGCTTGGACTCGGCTGGCAAAACGACAGCCCTGTACAGGCTCAAGTTCGACCAGTATTTAAACACCGTACCCACGATCGGCTTCAACTGTGAGAAGATCAAAGGTACCGTCGGCAAAGCAAAAGGAATCAACTTCCTTGTGTGGGACGTCGGAGGACAGGAGAAGCTGAGGCCGCTCTGGAAGTCTTACACGCGGTGTACGGACGGGATAGTTTTCGTTTTGGATTCGGTAGACGTCGAGAGAATGGAGGAGGCCAAAATGGAACTGATTAGAACGGCCAAGTCTCCAGACAACTCCGGCGTACCGATACTAGTGCTGGCGAACAAGCAGGACCTGCCCGGAGCCAGGGAACCTAAAGAGTTGGAGAAACTGTTGGGGCTTCACGAGCTCGGTGGCAACGCACACGGGTCTAAGGAAGGTGGCACTCATTGCTGGCACGTGCAGCCGGCTTGTGCCATCACCGGGGACGGCCTCCACGAAGGTATGGAGGCCTTGTACGATATGATTCAAAAGAGAAGAAAGCTAGCCAAAATCAACAAGAAGAAAATAAGATAA
- the LOC143914211 gene encoding nucleoprotein TPR-like: MEVSGGAELESESALASASASESPPGVATPSDRRPAVERALLRDKDEKIKQLETDFLTVSDKCEKNQSELTDAQKKMEELEKQLDLARSELSDARDSLKIHQNNSESFRLQRDSALLVQDSLSNMIETRNKEMNCMKQMIDESHIQLQKAFNVKSESLLKTKSLQNKSMCNYYMELHSESSKAGRVDQIEMLKGELNRCSADLQNVQGNLASLKVDFERQLARKNDELNVSNIKITKLNLVKDNLNSKVEMLNKKLNQFFEKESKTSEEFNNELISKTKIVEMYKNIQEDSNAKNEELTRAITELRQLLTESSDKYEELELNFKRSNLEHKEMIDIKNDSIASLKRELENANELLQLTDNESFSAAMEDLSPSAAIASRFIKSRMSLTQAYDQLIQLSEELTAEKGENKRLTHALNRIVNELEEKAPFIEQQKVQCEETAEMNSLLNQRLDSVVSEYNQLKEESAENTKLSTRYQKENAQLKIEVDDLSHQICFLLKEAEVRKGKYFSHDDSNISNSMINSNVGLNSSQIITSELVTFSDIKDLQANNQKLLKLVRNLSEKKEEKEQIKDQIDGEDFEAKLETLKNRIAELTEAQDRQVKMINELIRQRDTYKKMCNDQNLENSMKKCDESFDKTGADKFQCLEILESQLADMKKELHHEKEQHRLFVEKSKTNELKLVQMNDTAQKQLNELHSKYIKCLSTSNGLAEKCKVLQMNNREITVLTGKVNSYSHLMGKQETFNKKIHDELSISKSKLMQAESLINTLQTEHTKLINLSKKLQNESRNTSQDKQDYSFAVKNIESIKSSIENNDSDSVVKIQSTLEEANITYSTLRCMLQLEQSKYRDLTSYLKDEMEQYKHQIYSEQDVIEKLKAELTEAKEDLLSKATVIKDLNSQLSYKNKNDASYNPALGSAPSGERSDDVQVLKQQLEISRGHIEKYCNIYESSERDLKALNETFNEYKQKTEAQLEMSQKQEEDLRKKCESLEEKLAVSSIEVKSKQDMLSSMSQELTDKSSALDKALLDIKKLAESGQEAEEKYAYEIILHSNDIQSLTQIKEQLLKANQEIGEMERIKMELESVLKENKEAWENREKMLLQENGDVKDQLLDINKQNTILHDRIQSLSSKLTLAHTSKSLDNVGDVSIADNTLNYSLDEVESKSSEQLLQIIKYLRKEKDILMTKFEIMQVENQRIKSQLETTETQLDDAKLTSVDKNQSDIVSAKHSGVIRKVETLNAMSDCFVDLRKERDHLHAQVQEMSKKYTELSNSIVHLQENNNELSAKISLLQTENNNYRTEVVKWKNMANALIEKDDTTSTDDFKKLQTEREMLTKSLATEKDNIKKLSDEITKLTVEKSQYENQVDNLCKHQSILSDNLKKKINELTSVKRDFDKLNQDLSEARSVITEKTKEVIDLGVKSNADDAIIADIRSKEAQVRKIGKRYKTQYEELLKTVEEEKKKSAALVSEAATTSETHIETCKILEQKTIDLERNHADKLSDLKTQISSSTDENKTLQKEIDTLKQSSLEHTTMEEKARQLLKQAKAKIMIATEAKENLTKELNEAKAKLEVFEQNKDENDVRLSLLKSQYDGRAAKLEKERTQMLQEKQAEILQLNKQIELLMQKINQMQKKIDIHQSPKPSTSSNQGEKCSSEPPTANIKPMAGVSQRDTNRRVTGDTPLASIRPMASHSGVRTAAVLPTTAQPTTHSLIQAPHTTGSVTGDMLSSSSSLGIEYLPSSSSPGTRIHPQHARHVALPPPESTQDMDTDISVGGETSSVGGNVPLVPQSLSTSQLGSQAVALVMPRMETTAADAQALHPHQQQASSSSNNNSSSTVTTSHGPVSGNSGLVNKGELHRAFKRPRVLSAQPQKTILKRLKIQGFQRVTENDADYQMPTSSQRDQEDEMVGFGDSDDEENYQDPIYEVEDEENDIDDKERPATEARSVADLNIPEDQEATGSNNEVDLVDDSSQEVRSSHHEDVGSRRCDESLSGNFPTVSTIGNPIQEQQIETISSGTGVTSAATGGTYEEADDSIVPSTPTLYIPARNESESSNAATGAVADDAQADVAPQQMPHDPTLQGTPALSANIVVTPQSSEAEVGGSLSSRSNIIDDESPTVSSQSTPSSFVPQVEEGREAEASSTGSNNTAIRGSWRGSRSMHRRSMSPQIHHLAQRSTDQRPSPIVWNSDINMRRGFAPQRGSPRGGRHVMRRPPNFYKRF; this comes from the exons ATGGAGGTGTCTGGTGGGgcggagttggagtcggagtcggctTTGGCTTCGGCTTCGGCCTCGGAGTCTCCGCCAGGAGTCGCCACCCCAAGCGATCGTCGACCCGCCGTTGAGCGCGCGCTTTTGCGCGACAAAG ATGAAAAGATTAAACAGTTGGAGACCGATTTTTTGACTGTTTCGGACAAATGTGAAAAAAACCAATCGGAACTGACCGACGCCCAGAAGAAAATGGAAGAACTAGAAAAACAGTTGGATTTGGCAAGATCCGAACTGTCTGATGCTCGAGATTCCCTCAAGATACACCAGAACAATTCCGAAAGCTTCCGTCTTCAGAGAGATTCAGCCTTGCTCGTACAGGACAGCCTTTCAAATATGATCGAAACACGTAACAAAGAAATGAATTGCATGAAACAGATGATTGACGAATCGCACATACAACTGCAGAAAGCTTTCAACGTCAAAAGCGAGTCATTGTTGAAGACAAAGAGCcttcaaaataaatcaatgtgtaattattatatggaATTGCATTCGGAAAGTAGCAAAGCCGGACGCGTGGACCAAATTGAAATGCTGAAAGGAGAACTCAACAGGTGTTCGGCCGATCTTCAGAATGTGCAGGGAAATTTGGCCTCGCTAAAAGTCGACTTTGAAAGGCAACTGGCTAGAAAAAATGATGAATTGAATGTTAGcaatattaaaattactaaattGAATCTCGTGAAGGATAATTTAAATTCTAAAGTTGAgatgttaaataaaaagttgaaCCAATTCTTTGAAAAGGAAAGTAAAACCAGCGAAGAATTTAATAATGAGCTCATTTCAAAGACGAAGATCGTagaaatgtacaaaaatatacaagaagatTCTAACGCTAAAAACGAAGAGTTGACAAGAGCTATTACAGAATTGCGACAATTATTGACCGAGTCTAGTGATAAGTACGAAGAGTTGGAGTTGAATTTTAAGCGATCTAATCTTGAACACAAGGAAATGATCGACATAAAGAATGATTCGATTGCTTCTTTGAAACGTGAATTGGAAAATGCCAATGAGCTTTTGCAACTGACCGATAATGAGAGCTTTTCGGCTGCCATGGAAGATTTATCCCCTTCAGCCGCTATAGCCTCCAGGTTTATCAAATCGCGAATGTCTCTGACGCAAGCTTACGACCAACTCATTCAATTATCCGAAGAATTGACCGCTGAAAAGGGCGAAAATAAACGCCTAACCCACGCTCTCAATAGGATTGTGAATGAATTGGAAGAAAAGGCGCCGTTCATTGAACAGCAAAAAGTGCAGTGTGAAGAAACTGCAGAGATGAATTCGCTTTTGAATCAACGCTTAGATTCGGTAGTCTCAGAATACAATCAACTGAAGGAAGAAAGCGCTGAAAATACCAAACTTTCAACTCGCTATCAGAAAGAAAACGCTCAGCTCAAAATCGAAGTAGACGATCTTAGCCATCAAATTTGTTTCTTATTAAAAGAAGCTGAAGTTAGAAAGGGTAAATATTTCTCGCACGATGATagtaatatttcaaattcaatgaTAAATTCAAACGTCGGTTTGAATTCCTCTCAAATTATAACCTCTGAATTGGTCACATTCAGCGATATTAAAGACTTACAGGCTAACAATCAAAAGTTGTTGAAGTTGGTTAGAAATTTGTCTGAGAAAAAAGAGGAAAAGGAACAAATCAAAGATCAAATAGACGGTGAAGATTTTGAAGCTAAATTGGAAACGCTCAAGAATAGAATAGCGGAATTGACTGAAGCCCAAGACCGCCAAGTCAAGATGATAAATGAACTTATCAGACAGCGAGACACATACAAGAAAATGTGCAATGATCAAAATCTAGAAAATTCCATGAAAAAATGCGATGAATCCTTCGACAAGACAGGCGCCGATAAATTCCAATGCTTGGAAATCTTGGAGTCGCAGCTGGCCGATATGAAGAAAGAATTGCATCACGAAAAAGAACAGCACAGACTGTTTGTCGAGAAATCTAAGACGAACGAGTTGAAGTTGGTGCAAATGAACGACACGGCTCAAAAGCAGTTGAACGAATTGCATTCCAAATACATCAAATGCTTGTCCACTTCGAACGGCCTTGCCGAAAAGTGCAAAGTTTTGCAGATGAACAATAGAGAGATTACAGTACTCACCGGCAAAGTCAACTCGTATTCGCACTTGATGGGCAAACAGGAAACTTTCAACAAGAAAATCCACGATGAGTTGTCCATTTCGAAGAGTAAACTCATGCAAGCAGAGTCTCTTATTAATACCTTGCAAACGGAACATACGAAATTGATAAATCTATCTAAAAAGTTACAGAATGAAAGTCGGAACACGTCTCAAGACAAGCAGGATTATTCATTTGCCGTCAAAAATATAGAATCCATCAAAAGCTCCATCGAAAACAATGATAGTGATTCCGTCGTTAAAATACAGTCGACGCTAGAAGAGGCTAATATAACCTATTCGACATTGCGATGCATGCTTCAGTTGGAGCAGAGCAAGTATCGTGATTTGACATCGTATTTGAAAGATGAAATGGAACAATATAAACATCAAATCTATTCCGAGCAAGATGTGATCGAAAAGTTGAAAGCGGAATTGACCGAAGCTAAAGAGGATTTGCTTTCGAAAGCTACTGTCATCAAAGATCTTAATAGCCAATTgtcttacaaaaataaaaacgacgCATCTTATAATCCAGCTTTGGGTTCTGCTCCGTCTGGTGAACGTTCTGATGATGTACAAGTCTTGAAACAACAGTTGGAAATCAGCAGAGGGCATATCGAGAAGTATTGCAATATTTATGAAAGCTCCGAAAGAGATTTGAAGGCTCTCAATGAGACCTTTAACGAGTATAAGCAAAAGACCGAGGCTCAACTTGAAATGTCTCAGAAGCAAGAAGAAGATTTGAGGAAAAAGTGTGAAAGCTTAGAAGAAAAGCTTGCCGTGTCGTCTATCGAAGTCAAGTCGAAGCAGGATATGTTAAGCTCCATGTCTCAAGAGTTGACTGATAAGAGTTCTGCTTTGGATAAAGCGCTGTTGGATATCAAAAAGCTGGCAGAATCTGGTCAAGAAGCTGAAGAAAAGTATGCTTATGAAATCATCCTACATTCTAACGATATTCAAAGCCTCACTCAAATAAAAGAACAGTTGCTTAAAGCAAATCAAGAAATCGGCGAGATGGAACGTATTAAGATGGAATTGGAAAGCGTGTTGAAAGAAAACAAAGAAGCTTGGGAGAATCGCGAGAAGATGCTCCTGCAAGAGAACGGTGACGTTAAAGACCAACTTCTAGACATTAACAAGCAAAACACAATTTTACATGATAGGATTCAAAGCTTAAGTTCAAAACTGACTTTAGCACACACTTCGAAGTCTTTGGATAACGTCGGGGATGTATCCATCGCTGATAATACCCTCAATTATTCATTAGATGAAGTTGAATCTAAGTCTTCCGAACAATTGCTTCAAATCATCAAGTATTTGAGGAAGGAGAAGGACATACTGATGACGAAGTTTGAAATAATGCAAGTCGAAAATCAAAGGATCAAATCGCAATTGGAAACCACTGAGACCCAATTAGACGATGCTAAGCTGACTTCTGTGGATAAAAATCAATCTGATATTGTATCTGCCAAGCACTCTGGTGTTATTAGAAAGGTTGAAACTCTCAATGCTATGTCAGATTGTTTCGTTGACCTTCGCAAAGAAAGGGACCATCTTCACGCCCAGGTTCAAGAAATGTCTAAAAAGTATACCGAACTGTCTAATAGCATCGTTCACCTTCAAGAGAATAATAACGAACTGTCGGCAAAGATTAGTTTACTTCAAACTGAGAATAATAATTACAGAACGGAAGTCGTTAAGTGGAAAAATATGGCAAATGCCCTAATCGAAAAAGATGATACGACCAGCACGGATGATTTTAAGAAACTTCAGACCGAACGGGAGATGCTTACTAAATCTCTTGCCACCGAAAAGGACAACATCAAGAAACTTTCAGATGAAATTACTAAATTGACCGTCGAAAAGAGTCAATATGAAAACCAAGTAGACAATTTGTGTAAACATCAATCGATACTCAGCGATAATTTGAAGaagaaaatcaacgaattgACTTCGGTGAAGAGAGATTTCGATAAGTTGAACCAAGATCTTTCTGAAGCAAGATCTGTAATTACAGAAAAGACGAAAGAAGTCATCGATTTAGGTGTTAAATCGAATGCTGATGATGCTATCATCGCTGATATCAGATCGAAAGAAGCTCAAGTACGCAAGATCGGAAAACGGTATAAGACCCAGTACGAGGAATTGTTGAAAACGGTAGAAGAAGAGAAAAAGAAGTCGGCTGCTCTTGTCTCGGAAGCAGCTACCACTTCCGAAACTCACATAGAAACGTGCAAAATTCTAGAGCAGAAGACAATCGACTTGGAACGGAATCATGCGGATAAATTAAGCGATTTAAAAACTCAGATATCTTCAAGCACGGATGAGAACAAAACCTTGCAGAAAGAAATTGACACGTTGAAGCAATCGAGCCTGGAGCACACAACCATGGAGGAGAAGGCGAGGCAACTGTTGAAACAAGCCAAGGCCAAGATAATGATAGCGACCGAAGCGAAGGAGAACCTCACAAAAGAACTCAACGAGGCAAAAGCTAAATTGGAAGTCTTCGAACAAAACAAGGACGAAAATGACGTGCGATTGTCTCTGTTGAAGTCTCAATACGACGGCCGTGCTGCGAAGCTAGAAAAAGAAAGGACGCAAATGCTGCAAGAGAAGCAAGCAGAAATATTGCAGCTCAATAAGCAGATAGAACTGCTAATGCAGAAGATAAACCAAATGCAGAAGAAGATCGACATACATCAAAGTCCAAAACCGTCAACGAGCAGCAACCAAGGAGAAAAGTGCAGCAGCGAACCTCCCACAGCCAATATCAAACCCATGGCTG GCGTATCGCAGAGGGATACCAATAGAAGAGTGACCGGAGATACACCTCTGGCATCCATCAGGCCCATGGCATCACATAGTGGTGTTCGTACGGCTGCTGTTCTGCCGACCACTGCTCAGCCTACAACACATTCGTTGATTCAAGCTCCGCATACTACTG GAAGCGTCACCGGGGATATGTTATCGTCTTCAAGCTCACTCGGAATTGAATACTTGCCGAGCAGTTCTTCTCCCGGCACTCGAATACATCCTCAGCACGCTCGTCATGTTGCTCTACCTCCTCCGGAATCCACCCAG GATATGGATACTGACATTTCTGTTGGCGGTGAGACGTCCAGTGTAGGCGGCAACGTACCTTTAGTACCTCAGTCCTTGAGTACATCTCAACTTGGATCACAG gCTGTTGCGCTTGTTATGCCTCGCATGGAAACTACAGCGGCTGATGCTCAAGCTCTTCATCCACATCAGCAG CAAGCATCCAGTTCGTCTAATAATAATTCCAGTTCGACGGTTACCACGTCACATGGACCGGTCAGCGGCAACAGTGGACTGGTGAATAAGGGCGAATTGCATAGGGCTTTTAAAAGACCTCGGGTATTGTCGGCCCAACCGCAGAAGACTATTCTTAAACGACTGAAGATCCAG GGTTTCCAAAGAGTTACTGAGAACGACGCAGACTATCAGATGCCGACGTCTTCACAGAGAGATCAAGAAGATGAGATGGTCGGTTTTGGGGATTCCGACGATGAAGAAAATTATCAG GATCCTATATATGAAGTGGAGGATGAGGAGAATGATATCGACGATAAGGAAAGGCCGGCAACGGAAGCTAGAAGTGTTGCCGATTTAAATATACCGGAAGATCAAGAAGCTACTGGAAGTAATAATGAAGTCGATCTCGTCGACGATTCATCtcaa GAAGTGAGGAGTTCTCATCATGAAGATGTCGGTTCTAGAAGATGTGATGAAAGTCTCTCTGGAAATTTTCCGACTGTATCTACAATAGGAAATCCTATACAAGAACAACAGATCGAAACGATTTCTAGTGGAACAG GAGTTACATCTGCAGCAACAGGTGGAACTTACGAAGAAGCTGATGATAGCATTGTACCTTCTACTCCAACGCTGTATATACCGGCGAGAAATGAGAg CGAAAGTAGTAATGCAGCTACTGGTGCCGTAGCTGACGATGCTCAAGCAGACGTTGCTCCACAACAGATGCCTCACGACCCTACATTACAAG GAACACCAGCTCTTTCGGCGAACATAGTTGTGACTCCACAAAGCTCAGAAGCCGAAGTCGGCGGAAGTCTATCGAGTCGTAGCAATATAATCGATGACGAATCACCAACGGTCAGCTCGCAAAGTACGCCTTCGTCTTTCGTACCTCAG GTCGAAGAAGGCCGAGAAGCGGAGGCAAGTAGCACCGGAAGTAACAACACGGCGATAAGGGGCTCGTGGAGAGGATCTCGATCCATGCACCGCAGATCAATGTCTCCCCAAATTCATCATTTAGCTCAACGTTCAACTGACCAGAGACCATCGCCGATTGTTTGGAACTCAG atataAATATGAGGAGAGGATTTGCTCCGCAGAGAGGTTCGCCGAGAGGAGGCAGACATGTGATGAGACGACCGCCAAATTTTTATAAACGCTTTTGA